The Spirochaetaceae bacterium genome window below encodes:
- a CDS encoding TauD/TfdA family dioxygenase, with amino-acid sequence MEHSISRVVENGDAMAAVWRGGEETSLPYLWLRDNCGCSECRVVQTTEKRFHIFRVAREIRPRQVAIECPGRDDEALAIVWPDGHRTRYGSGELRRLAGQPHRTPDHVQHWDSSFQPRRYDFSRFLHDDRTAADLIEEFLATGACVLVDAPTEPDSSEQLTARLGPLREVVFDRIHNVVVDPKGYSIAHTDLAIAPHNDFTSYSWPPSVQVLHMLANECDGGESSIVDGFRVLDGLRREHPGLFDVLCTVPVPFRLASEHDESYAVNPMVELDGEGNVRLLRFNTQQMKTVPLAEHRLGAFYAAYHELSTRVNAAGSRVSLRLGAGQVLLIAAHRVLHGRTALGSAGRRHLQDAYFEHDNVRNHLALLRRTGRI; translated from the coding sequence ATGGAGCACTCCATCAGCAGGGTCGTCGAGAACGGCGACGCCATGGCGGCGGTTTGGCGGGGCGGGGAGGAGACCAGCCTCCCCTACCTCTGGTTGCGCGACAATTGCGGTTGCAGCGAATGCCGTGTCGTGCAGACCACGGAGAAGCGGTTCCACATCTTCCGGGTCGCCCGCGAGATTCGTCCGCGGCAGGTGGCCATCGAGTGTCCCGGCCGCGACGACGAGGCGCTGGCGATCGTGTGGCCCGACGGCCACCGTACCCGGTATGGATCGGGGGAGCTTCGCCGATTGGCCGGTCAGCCTCACCGGACGCCCGACCACGTCCAGCATTGGGATTCCAGCTTCCAGCCGCGCAGGTACGACTTCAGCCGGTTCCTCCACGACGACCGCACGGCCGCCGACCTGATCGAGGAGTTCCTGGCGACGGGGGCGTGCGTGCTCGTGGACGCCCCCACCGAACCCGACTCTTCGGAGCAGCTCACCGCCCGTCTGGGCCCGCTGCGCGAGGTGGTGTTCGATCGCATCCACAACGTCGTGGTAGATCCGAAGGGATACAGCATCGCGCACACCGACCTGGCGATCGCGCCGCACAACGACTTCACCAGCTATAGCTGGCCGCCGAGCGTGCAGGTGCTGCACATGCTGGCCAACGAGTGCGACGGCGGCGAGTCCTCGATCGTGGACGGCTTCCGGGTGCTCGACGGGTTGCGCCGCGAACATCCCGGCCTGTTCGACGTGCTGTGCACGGTGCCGGTGCCGTTCCGCCTGGCCAGCGAGCACGACGAGAGCTACGCGGTCAACCCGATGGTCGAGCTCGACGGCGAAGGCAACGTCAGGCTGTTGCGCTTCAACACCCAGCAGATGAAGACCGTCCCCCTTGCCGAGCACCGCCTTGGCGCCTTCTACGCCGCCTACCACGAGTTGTCCACGCGCGTGAACGCGGCCGGCTCACGGGTCTCTCTCCGCCTGGGGGCCGGACAGGTGCTGCTGATCGCCGCGCACCGCGTGCTGCACGGACGCACCGCGCTGGGCTCGGCAGGACGGCGCCACCTGCAGGACGCCTACTTCGAGCACGACAACGTCCGCAACCACCTCGCCCTGCTGCGCCGCACCGGCCGCATCTGA
- a CDS encoding HD domain-containing protein: MHGTGTARAATVSFTTMADGTREDYELLARFEEEYAAGLADRVLAQLRALAGSLAGYRVDRLEHSLQTATRAHRDGADEEMVVAALLHDIDDLLAPHCHGELSALILRPYVTEKTYWIVRHHGLFQLVYYAHHHGRDRNARDKYRGHPWYQDAVDFCHRWDQAAFDPDYVSLPLEFFEPMVRRLFAREPFSLAPRGHS, translated from the coding sequence ATGCATGGAACCGGAACGGCGCGCGCCGCCACGGTGAGCTTCACCACCATGGCAGACGGCACCCGCGAGGACTACGAGCTGCTGGCGCGGTTCGAGGAAGAATACGCCGCCGGGCTCGCCGACCGCGTGCTGGCACAGTTGCGCGCGCTGGCCGGCTCGCTGGCCGGCTACCGGGTGGACCGCCTGGAGCACTCGCTGCAGACTGCGACGCGCGCGCACCGCGACGGCGCCGACGAGGAGATGGTGGTGGCCGCGCTGCTGCACGACATCGACGACCTGCTCGCCCCGCACTGCCACGGCGAGCTGTCCGCCCTCATCCTGCGCCCGTACGTAACCGAGAAGACGTACTGGATCGTGCGCCACCACGGGCTGTTCCAGCTCGTCTACTACGCCCACCACCATGGCCGCGACCGCAACGCACGCGACAAGTACCGCGGCCATCCGTGGTACCAGGACGCGGTGGACTTCTGCCACCGCTGGGACCAGGCGGCATTCGACCCCGACTACGTGTCGCTGCCGCTGGAATTCTTCGAACCGATGGTACGCCGGCTGTTCGCGCGCGAGCCGTTCAGCCTGGCGCCGAGGGGGCATTCATGA
- a CDS encoding sulfatase, with translation MQPNVVYIDCHDLGDWLGCYGYPWLDTPHFDALAAQGVRFGEHIAAAPICMPSRTAIYTGLMPHQLGVTGQESLLLEGNAPPLAARFRNAGYRTVLCGRLMVLNSPEEMGFTKQLETDREDQAATAAAFLEAHGAGDAPFLLSVSFTQCHRPFGAQYDPRVVDRVEVPPYLPDTAATRRDLATLAWQIRDLDRRVGLILAALDRAGLANDTLVVFTTEHGPAIARAKHTTYDSGLRTALLLRLPGTIPAGTIVDTMTGNVDLLPTLADLCGLPAPASGGISWAARLTSGDTRTVRQFAFSEFNWGRRSGAWYYTPSRVIRGPRYKLIRGYRRIPIYVDSGWLARYAGDRETVERWYAEPLPDAQLFDLQKDPFELRNRAGEAALADIEADLNRHLDEHLRATGDPILAGPVANRAGEPDVPQWHRLPDGSFRLITDDPADPGEASFT, from the coding sequence GTGCAACCCAACGTCGTCTACATCGACTGCCACGACCTGGGGGACTGGCTCGGCTGCTACGGGTATCCGTGGCTGGACACACCTCACTTCGACGCGCTGGCGGCGCAGGGCGTGCGCTTCGGCGAACACATCGCGGCCGCGCCAATCTGCATGCCGAGTCGGACCGCGATCTACACCGGGCTGATGCCGCACCAACTGGGCGTGACCGGCCAGGAGTCGCTGCTGTTGGAAGGCAACGCGCCCCCGCTGGCGGCCCGATTTCGAAACGCCGGCTACCGGACCGTGCTGTGCGGGCGGCTGATGGTGCTCAACAGCCCGGAAGAGATGGGCTTTACCAAGCAACTCGAAACGGACCGCGAGGATCAGGCTGCCACCGCGGCGGCGTTCCTGGAAGCGCACGGGGCGGGCGACGCCCCGTTTCTGCTGTCGGTGTCCTTCACCCAGTGCCACCGTCCGTTCGGGGCGCAATACGACCCACGTGTGGTGGACCGCGTGGAGGTGCCGCCCTACCTGCCGGACACGGCCGCCACGCGCCGCGACCTGGCCACCCTGGCGTGGCAGATCCGCGACCTGGACCGGCGCGTGGGCCTGATCCTGGCCGCCCTCGACCGTGCCGGTCTGGCGAACGACACACTGGTGGTGTTCACCACCGAGCACGGCCCGGCCATTGCGCGTGCCAAGCACACCACCTACGACTCCGGGTTGCGCACCGCCCTGCTGCTGCGCCTGCCGGGCACCATCCCCGCGGGCACGATCGTGGATACGATGACCGGCAACGTCGACCTGCTGCCCACGCTTGCCGACCTGTGCGGCCTGCCGGCACCCGCCAGCGGCGGCATCAGTTGGGCCGCCCGCCTTACCTCCGGCGACACGCGGACGGTACGCCAATTCGCGTTCAGCGAGTTCAACTGGGGGCGGCGCAGCGGCGCCTGGTACTACACCCCGAGCCGGGTGATCCGCGGCCCGCGCTACAAGCTGATCCGCGGCTACCGGCGCATCCCGATCTACGTGGACTCCGGCTGGCTGGCGCGCTATGCCGGCGACCGGGAGACGGTGGAGCGCTGGTACGCCGAGCCGCTGCCCGATGCCCAGTTGTTCGACCTGCAGAAGGATCCGTTCGAGCTGCGCAACCGCGCCGGCGAAGCCGCCCTGGCAGACATCGAAGCCGACCTCAACCGGCACCTCGACGAGCATCTGCGCGCCACCGGCGACCCGATCCTGGCCGGGCCGGTAGCCAACCGCGCCGGCGAACCCGACGTGCCGCAGTGGCACCGCCTGCCCGACGGCAGCTTCCGGCTGATCACCGACGACCCGGCCGACCCCGGCGAAGCCTCCTTCACCTGA
- a CDS encoding phytanoyl-CoA dioxygenase family protein, whose protein sequence is MNEITPTANEYADERFAAAALQRAVTALHTDGFVVINGVVDHAHLDLLRERMTEDLATVRTLPVVPHNFVWGNVQQNPPPDAGLVFRDVIANPFVCQVTRAVLGPGAFNDCLTGNTNLPGSGLQPVHVDDGQLWPELGIAHPAARLVVNIALGDTTVENGAIELWPGTHLDTHVVIGGSIRVPEERVAARRAVRAPVRGATRKGAVLIRDMRLWHRGTPNRGAEPRFMVAMIHSVAWYRRATRCELEQACAPVFAGCPIENAIPLVPRPRDHLAGNHRYEYDGPN, encoded by the coding sequence ATGAACGAGATCACGCCAACGGCAAACGAGTACGCCGACGAGCGCTTCGCAGCAGCCGCCCTGCAGCGGGCGGTCACGGCTCTGCACACCGACGGGTTCGTGGTGATCAACGGCGTGGTCGACCACGCCCACCTCGACCTGCTGCGGGAGCGGATGACGGAGGACCTCGCGACCGTACGCACCCTCCCGGTGGTGCCGCACAACTTCGTCTGGGGCAACGTGCAGCAGAACCCGCCCCCGGACGCCGGCCTGGTGTTCCGGGACGTGATCGCCAATCCGTTCGTGTGCCAGGTAACGCGCGCCGTGTTGGGGCCGGGCGCGTTCAACGACTGCCTGACCGGGAACACCAACCTGCCCGGCAGCGGGCTGCAGCCGGTGCACGTCGACGACGGCCAACTGTGGCCCGAGCTCGGCATCGCGCATCCGGCCGCGCGGCTGGTGGTGAACATCGCGCTCGGCGACACCACCGTCGAAAACGGTGCCATTGAGCTGTGGCCGGGCACGCACCTCGATACCCACGTGGTGATCGGGGGCAGCATCCGGGTGCCGGAGGAGCGGGTCGCCGCGCGCCGGGCGGTCCGCGCGCCGGTCCGGGGCGCCACCCGCAAGGGGGCGGTGCTGATCCGGGACATGCGGCTGTGGCACCGGGGCACCCCCAACCGCGGCGCCGAACCGCGCTTCATGGTCGCCATGATCCACAGCGTGGCCTGGTACCGGCGGGCAACGCGCTGCGAACTGGAGCAGGCGTGTGCGCCCGTGTTCGCCGGCTGCCCCATCGAGAACGCCATTCCGCTGGTGCCCCGCCCGCGGGACCACCTGGCCGGCAACCACCGCTACGAGTACGACGGGCCCAACTGA
- a CDS encoding carbohydrate ABC transporter permease, whose amino-acid sequence MAVSISRGERVFNGCNVVFMILLSAWFIVPFVVVASTSVVGAAEAARRGGLVLIPQTFDLGAYHAIFAKGSAIIRSYGVTLFRVVVGTALNLLFTAPFAYALSKRSVPGRTPITMFVFFTILFHGGLIPTYLVVRYTGLYNTLWALVIPQLVNPFWMLIMRNFFFTIPESLEESALIDGATPPVVLWKVVLPLSMPVLTTIGLFYAVWHWNSWFDAAIYIADIRRMPVQIILRRILINATEVLNDNPEMLYEMDAPPPPDAIKGAVIMVATVPILFVYPFIQKYFVKGVLLGSVKG is encoded by the coding sequence ATGGCGGTCAGCATCTCGCGCGGCGAGAGGGTCTTCAACGGCTGCAACGTCGTGTTCATGATCCTCCTCTCCGCGTGGTTCATCGTTCCGTTCGTGGTGGTGGCGTCCACGTCGGTGGTGGGCGCGGCGGAGGCGGCGCGGCGCGGCGGGCTGGTGCTGATTCCGCAGACCTTCGATCTCGGCGCCTACCACGCGATCTTCGCCAAGGGCAGCGCGATCATCCGCTCCTACGGGGTGACCCTGTTCCGGGTGGTGGTGGGCACGGCGCTGAACCTGCTGTTCACGGCGCCGTTCGCCTACGCCCTGTCCAAGCGCAGCGTGCCGGGGCGCACGCCGATCACGATGTTCGTGTTCTTCACCATCCTGTTCCATGGCGGCTTGATCCCGACCTACCTGGTGGTGCGCTACACCGGCCTGTACAACACCCTGTGGGCGCTGGTGATTCCCCAGCTCGTCAACCCGTTCTGGATGCTGATCATGCGCAACTTCTTCTTCACCATCCCGGAGAGTCTGGAGGAGTCTGCGCTGATCGACGGCGCCACCCCGCCGGTGGTGCTGTGGAAGGTGGTGCTGCCGCTGAGCATGCCGGTGCTGACCACCATCGGGCTGTTCTACGCGGTGTGGCACTGGAACTCCTGGTTCGACGCCGCCATCTACATCGCCGACATCCGCCGCATGCCGGTGCAGATCATCCTGCGCCGCATCCTGATCAACGCCACCGAGGTGCTCAACGACAACCCGGAGATGCTCTACGAGATGGACGCGCCGCCGCCGCCGGACGCCATCAAGGGCGCGGTGATCATGGTGGCCACGGTGCCGATCCTGTTCGTCTACCCGTTCATCCAGAAGTACTTCGTGAAGGGCGTGCTGCTCGGCAGCGTGAAGGGATAG
- a CDS encoding ABC transporter permease subunit, with protein sequence MSGSDHTVIAPEAELRTATRSPGMLARSIRKHHFYYWLMLPGLLYLLIFKYLPMLGISIAFLEINPFIGLKGVLGGEWIGFKNFQKFFGSYFFGNIVANTFIISGLKLLFSFPTTIVLALLINELVNVLFKRVVQTISYLPHFISWVVVAGLAFKMFSTSDGLVNQLIEWLGGERLSFLGDPRYFRSVLVATHVWKEIGWGTIIILAALAGVNPELYESAIIDGANKLQQIFRITLPSIAMVISILLIFNIGNLINAGFEQILLLYSPVVYDVSDIIDTYVYREGLQQLNFSYAAAVDVFKSIIALLMVVGANFTAKKLEQEGLW encoded by the coding sequence GTGTCAGGCAGTGACCACACGGTAATTGCACCGGAAGCCGAACTGCGCACCGCTACCCGCAGCCCCGGCATGCTCGCTCGCAGCATCAGGAAGCATCACTTCTACTACTGGCTGATGCTGCCCGGCCTGCTGTACCTGCTCATCTTCAAGTACCTGCCGATGCTCGGCATCTCCATCGCCTTCCTGGAGATCAACCCGTTCATCGGGCTCAAGGGCGTGCTCGGCGGCGAGTGGATCGGCTTCAAGAACTTCCAGAAATTCTTCGGCTCCTACTTCTTCGGCAACATCGTCGCCAACACCTTCATCATCAGCGGCCTCAAGCTGCTGTTCAGCTTCCCCACCACCATCGTCCTGGCGCTGCTGATCAACGAACTGGTCAACGTGCTGTTCAAGCGCGTGGTGCAGACCATCTCCTACCTGCCGCACTTCATCTCCTGGGTGGTGGTGGCGGGCCTCGCGTTCAAGATGTTCTCCACCTCCGACGGCCTGGTGAACCAGTTGATCGAGTGGCTCGGCGGCGAGCGGCTCAGCTTTCTGGGCGATCCCCGCTACTTCCGCAGCGTGCTGGTGGCCACCCACGTGTGGAAGGAGATCGGCTGGGGCACGATCATCATCCTGGCCGCGCTCGCCGGCGTGAACCCGGAGCTGTACGAGTCGGCGATCATCGACGGCGCCAACAAGCTGCAGCAGATCTTCCGCATCACGCTGCCGTCGATCGCCATGGTGATCTCCATCCTGCTGATCTTCAACATCGGCAACCTGATCAACGCCGGCTTCGAGCAGATCCTGCTGCTGTACAGTCCGGTGGTGTACGACGTGTCCGACATCATCGACACCTACGTGTACCGCGAGGGGCTGCAGCAGCTCAACTTCTCCTACGCGGCGGCGGTCGACGTGTTCAAGTCGATCATCGCGCTGCTGATGGTGGTGGGCGCCAACTTCACCGCCAAGAAGCTGGAGCAGGAAGGGCTCTGGTAA
- a CDS encoding extracellular solute-binding protein, with protein MKRMLTLGAVALLSVFVTGAAFAAGEGEAGAADDVIEVHSYATVSHSAGSEAGTAQQVLDDVQAYIEEHTGVRVFTHRIPRQGYIEQITLLLASNDPMDVIAGIQVPQFQPKGAIKAINKWFDQIPNTRKAWTDIAWSKVSTTDGQTWAIPRGEVVTSWPVWIRGEYLREYGLEYPTTIDELENVLEVFLQNDPIGGGQTQVMITSYAPHLRMVMAGGWLPDGYGPWLDPADNMVKPPELHPGFRDFIAKMHDWYEKGYIWPDSFNIPASEVRPVIYQGQFATTAYWVSAVGIGKYTILKNFPDADPVYQRPIMGPAGMIETLNPAGTHGWVFPARSPDENTEAFLKVFEWQYSDVENYITGQDGIKGQHWQWVEEGDTYEYIGNRALFEDYRFAVGLPVEVQARVLSPEIEFWSEYLINGTDDLDGIKHPFDVSIVWDMTVINDVVPMTDLKRLWDSEPVKFITGQRPMSEWDDFQQEMRDAGVGKWVDEYTRQYNAMQ; from the coding sequence ATGAAAAGAATGCTGACGCTCGGCGCTGTGGCGCTGCTGAGCGTGTTCGTGACGGGAGCCGCGTTCGCGGCCGGGGAAGGCGAGGCCGGCGCCGCCGACGACGTGATCGAGGTGCACAGCTACGCTACCGTTTCCCACTCCGCCGGTTCGGAGGCGGGCACCGCGCAGCAGGTGCTCGACGACGTGCAGGCATACATCGAGGAGCACACCGGCGTGCGCGTGTTCACGCACCGCATTCCGCGCCAGGGCTACATCGAGCAGATCACCCTGCTGCTGGCTTCCAACGACCCGATGGACGTGATCGCCGGCATCCAGGTGCCGCAGTTCCAGCCCAAGGGCGCGATCAAGGCGATCAACAAGTGGTTCGACCAGATCCCCAACACGCGCAAGGCGTGGACCGACATCGCCTGGTCCAAGGTGAGCACCACCGACGGCCAGACCTGGGCCATTCCGCGCGGCGAGGTGGTGACATCGTGGCCGGTGTGGATCCGCGGCGAATACCTGCGCGAGTACGGCCTGGAGTATCCCACCACCATCGACGAACTCGAGAACGTGCTGGAGGTGTTCCTGCAGAACGACCCGATCGGCGGCGGCCAGACCCAGGTGATGATCACCAGCTACGCCCCGCACCTGCGCATGGTGATGGCCGGCGGCTGGCTGCCGGACGGCTACGGCCCGTGGCTGGATCCGGCCGACAACATGGTCAAGCCGCCCGAGTTGCACCCCGGGTTCCGGGACTTCATCGCCAAGATGCACGACTGGTACGAAAAGGGCTACATCTGGCCGGACAGCTTCAACATCCCGGCCAGCGAGGTGCGTCCGGTAATCTACCAGGGCCAGTTCGCCACCACCGCCTACTGGGTGTCGGCCGTCGGCATCGGCAAGTACACTATCCTCAAGAACTTCCCCGACGCCGATCCGGTCTACCAGCGGCCCATCATGGGCCCCGCCGGCATGATCGAGACGCTCAATCCCGCCGGCACGCATGGCTGGGTGTTCCCGGCGCGCTCGCCCGATGAGAACACCGAGGCGTTCCTGAAGGTGTTCGAGTGGCAGTACTCCGACGTCGAGAACTATATCACCGGCCAGGACGGCATCAAGGGCCAGCACTGGCAGTGGGTCGAGGAGGGCGACACCTACGAGTACATCGGCAACCGCGCGCTGTTCGAGGACTACCGCTTCGCCGTCGGCCTGCCGGTCGAGGTGCAGGCGCGCGTGCTGAGCCCGGAGATCGAGTTCTGGAGCGAGTACCTGATCAACGGCACCGACGACCTGGACGGCATCAAGCATCCGTTCGACGTGTCCATCGTCTGGGACATGACGGTGATCAACGACGTGGTGCCGATGACCGACCTGAAGCGGTTGTGGGACTCCGAGCCGGTCAAGTTCATTACCGGCCAGCGTCCGATGTCCGAGTGGGACGACTTCCAGCAGGAGATGCGGGACGCCGGCGTCGGCAAGTGGGTCGACGAGTACACCCGCCAGTACAACGCGATGCAGTAG
- a CDS encoding Gfo/Idh/MocA family oxidoreductase has protein sequence MRTSDSTPLRVAVAGCHRQVTRKPGSHNWAAAFAEVADTRVVAVYDRGADTRAGFCAAWRDTWGEIAAYDDYRRMLGEARPDIVCIATRQTHHAAQIVDAAAARVRGILCDKPFATTLAEADEALAACRKAGVAVAYGTEWRWDPAYRLLAERLRRGLVGEVRAILAYGAPNLIFHGCHWYDIALLLAGDAEPLWVSGRVDPVADDEPDKGRRLDPPGRAWVGLDGGALLALLPEGGGRGFSVIGSAGRIEIVNDARQAYIWHAQAGGPGAGHLSAAPTGLELPQPDSPWPRGAVLVRDLARAVRTRGATQCDVEQIRRATEIGFAVHESHAAGGAAVTLPVADRTRRIDPRAWGND, from the coding sequence ATGCGCACATCGGACAGCACGCCACTGCGCGTGGCCGTGGCGGGCTGCCACCGCCAGGTAACGAGGAAGCCGGGCTCGCACAACTGGGCCGCCGCCTTCGCCGAGGTGGCGGACACGCGGGTGGTTGCGGTATACGACCGCGGCGCCGACACGCGGGCCGGGTTCTGCGCCGCCTGGCGCGACACGTGGGGCGAAATCGCCGCCTACGACGACTACCGGCGGATGCTCGGCGAGGCACGCCCGGACATCGTGTGCATCGCTACGCGGCAGACCCATCACGCCGCGCAGATCGTCGACGCCGCGGCCGCCCGGGTGCGCGGCATCCTGTGCGACAAGCCGTTCGCCACCACGCTGGCCGAGGCGGATGAGGCGTTGGCGGCGTGCCGGAAGGCGGGAGTGGCGGTCGCCTACGGCACCGAGTGGCGCTGGGATCCGGCCTACCGCCTGCTTGCCGAACGGCTGCGCCGCGGACTGGTCGGCGAGGTGCGCGCCATCCTGGCATACGGGGCGCCCAACCTGATCTTCCACGGCTGCCATTGGTACGACATCGCCCTGCTGCTCGCCGGCGATGCCGAGCCGCTGTGGGTCAGCGGGCGGGTGGACCCGGTGGCCGACGACGAACCCGACAAGGGCCGGCGCCTCGACCCGCCGGGCCGCGCCTGGGTGGGGCTCGACGGCGGCGCCCTGCTGGCCCTGCTGCCGGAGGGCGGCGGGCGCGGCTTCTCGGTGATCGGCAGCGCCGGCCGTATCGAGATCGTCAACGACGCCCGCCAAGCGTATATTTGGCACGCGCAGGCAGGGGGGCCGGGCGCCGGTCACCTGTCCGCCGCCCCCACCGGCCTGGAGTTGCCGCAGCCCGATTCACCCTGGCCCCGGGGAGCGGTGCTGGTGCGCGACTTGGCGCGGGCGGTGCGCACGCGCGGCGCCACGCAGTGCGACGTGGAGCAGATCCGCCGCGCCACCGAGATCGGCTTCGCCGTGCACGAGTCGCACGCCGCGGGCGGCGCGGCCGTCACCTTGCCGGTCGCCGACCGCACGCGGCGCATCGACCCGCGCGCCTGGGGCAACGATTAG